One stretch of Aeromicrobium fastidiosum DNA includes these proteins:
- the groL gene encoding chaperonin GroEL (60 kDa chaperone family; promotes refolding of misfolded polypeptides especially under stressful conditions; forms two stacked rings of heptamers to form a barrel-shaped 14mer; ends can be capped by GroES; misfolded proteins enter the barrel where they are refolded when GroES binds), with protein sequence MAKTIAFNEEARRGLERGMNQLADAVKVTLGPKGRNVVLEKKWGAPTITNDGVSIAREIELEDPYEKIGAELVKEVAKKTDDVAGDGTTTATVLAQALVREGLRNVAAGANPMGLKKGIETAVEAISAQLLGMAKDIETKEQIAATASISAADTTVGEIIAEAMDKVGKEGVITVEESNTFGVDLELTEGMRFDKGHLSGYFVTDPERQETVLDDPYILIVNSKITSVKDMVPVLEKVMASGKPLVIIAEDIEGEALATLIVNKMRGTFKSVAVKAPGFGDRRKAMLADIAILTGGEVISEEVGLKLENADLTLLGTARKVVTTKDETTIVEGGGSDDQIAGRVNQIKAEIENSDSDYDREKLQERLAKLAGGVAVIKVGAATEVELKERKHRIEDAVRNAKAAVEEGIVAGGGVALVQAAAAVFEKLELTGDEATGANIVRVAASAPLKQIAINAGLEGGVVAEKVTNLPDGHGLNAATGEYVDLIAAGIIDPAKVTRSALQNAASIAALFLTTEAVVADKPEPAAAGGGAPDMGDMGGMGF encoded by the coding sequence ATGGCAAAAACCATTGCTTTCAACGAGGAAGCCCGTCGCGGCCTCGAGCGCGGTATGAACCAGCTCGCTGACGCCGTGAAGGTGACGCTCGGCCCCAAGGGTCGCAACGTCGTCCTGGAGAAGAAGTGGGGAGCTCCCACGATCACCAACGACGGCGTCAGCATCGCCCGTGAGATCGAGCTCGAGGATCCCTACGAGAAGATCGGTGCCGAGCTCGTCAAGGAGGTCGCCAAGAAGACCGACGACGTCGCTGGCGACGGCACGACGACCGCCACGGTCCTGGCCCAGGCACTCGTCCGCGAGGGCCTGCGCAACGTCGCGGCCGGCGCCAACCCGATGGGCCTGAAGAAGGGCATCGAGACCGCCGTCGAGGCCATCAGCGCCCAGCTGCTCGGCATGGCCAAGGACATCGAGACCAAGGAGCAGATCGCTGCCACCGCCTCGATCTCCGCCGCTGACACCACGGTCGGCGAGATCATCGCCGAGGCGATGGACAAGGTCGGCAAGGAAGGCGTCATCACGGTCGAGGAGTCGAACACGTTCGGCGTCGACCTCGAGCTGACCGAGGGCATGCGCTTCGACAAGGGTCACCTGTCGGGCTACTTCGTCACCGACCCGGAGCGTCAGGAGACCGTCCTCGACGATCCGTACATCCTGATCGTCAACAGCAAGATCACGTCGGTCAAGGACATGGTCCCCGTCCTCGAGAAGGTCATGGCGTCGGGCAAGCCGCTCGTCATCATCGCCGAGGACATCGAGGGCGAGGCCCTCGCGACGCTGATCGTCAACAAGATGCGCGGCACGTTCAAGTCCGTCGCCGTCAAGGCCCCGGGCTTCGGCGACCGTCGCAAGGCCATGCTGGCCGACATCGCCATCCTGACCGGTGGTGAGGTCATCAGCGAGGAGGTCGGTCTCAAGCTCGAGAACGCCGACCTGACGCTGCTCGGCACGGCTCGCAAGGTCGTCACGACCAAGGACGAGACCACGATCGTCGAGGGCGGTGGCTCCGACGACCAGATCGCCGGCCGCGTCAACCAGATCAAGGCCGAGATCGAGAACAGCGACTCCGACTACGACCGCGAGAAGCTCCAGGAGCGTCTGGCCAAGCTCGCCGGCGGCGTCGCCGTCATCAAGGTCGGCGCTGCCACCGAGGTCGAGCTCAAGGAGCGCAAGCACCGCATCGAAGACGCGGTCCGCAACGCCAAGGCCGCTGTCGAGGAGGGCATCGTCGCCGGTGGTGGCGTCGCTCTCGTCCAGGCTGCCGCTGCGGTCTTCGAGAAGCTCGAGCTCACGGGCGACGAGGCCACGGGTGCCAACATCGTGCGCGTCGCCGCCTCGGCCCCGCTCAAGCAGATCGCGATCAACGCCGGTCTCGAGGGCGGAGTCGTCGCCGAGAAGGTCACCAACCTGCCCGACGGACACGGCCTCAACGCCGCGACCGGCGAGTACGTCGACCTGATCGCCGCGGGCATCATCGACCCGGCCAAGGTCACGCGCTCGGCGCTGCAGAACGCAGCCTCGATCGCAGCCCTGTTCCTCACCACCGAGGCTGTCGTCGCCGACAAGCCCGAGCCGGCTGCTGCCGGTGGCGGTGCGCCTGACATGGGTGACATGGGCGGCATGGGCTTCTGA
- the surE gene encoding 5'/3'-nucleotidase SurE, with protein MAAVVGAGLLTACSDDSAPGPSPVTGPLSILLVNDDGWDAPGITSVYQALTKAGHRVTLVGPLENQSGRSMATDVTAMEVTRPRGADAPIYAVDGTPVDALNVGLFGVLAGDPPDLVVSGVNKGANVAANTSYSGTVGAAAAAAEAGLPAVAVSADTDAQGESDFDDASRLVVEMVDQLAARGFEGLGRAGFLNVNVPAETASRREPRGVRAVPLATGGPRTVTYAQSGPTTWTPSFTYDPRVGRPSADAEQLADGWSTVTWLTAARTSPSSRQVEVDDLVDALKR; from the coding sequence ATGGCTGCCGTCGTCGGTGCCGGGTTGCTGACAGCATGTTCCGACGACTCCGCGCCGGGCCCTTCCCCCGTCACCGGCCCGCTGTCGATCCTGCTCGTCAACGACGACGGGTGGGACGCGCCGGGCATCACCTCGGTCTACCAGGCGTTGACGAAGGCCGGTCATCGCGTGACGCTCGTGGGCCCGCTCGAGAACCAGAGCGGACGCAGCATGGCCACCGACGTGACCGCGATGGAGGTGACGCGACCCCGGGGCGCTGACGCACCGATCTACGCCGTGGACGGGACGCCGGTCGACGCGCTCAACGTGGGCCTGTTCGGCGTCCTCGCCGGCGACCCGCCCGACCTCGTGGTGTCGGGCGTCAACAAGGGCGCCAACGTCGCTGCGAACACCAGCTACTCGGGCACGGTCGGAGCAGCGGCCGCGGCGGCCGAGGCTGGTCTGCCGGCCGTCGCGGTGAGCGCAGACACCGACGCGCAGGGCGAGTCGGACTTCGACGACGCCTCGCGCCTCGTCGTGGAGATGGTGGACCAGCTCGCTGCCCGCGGCTTCGAGGGTCTGGGACGAGCCGGCTTCCTCAACGTCAACGTCCCGGCGGAGACCGCGTCACGTCGCGAGCCACGCGGCGTGCGAGCCGTCCCGCTGGCGACGGGCGGCCCGCGAACCGTCACGTACGCGCAGAGCGGTCCGACCACCTGGACCCCGAGCTTCACCTACGACCCGCGTGTGGGACGGCCGTCCGCCGATGCCGAGCAGCTGGCCGACGGCTGGTCGACCGTCACCTGGCTCACGGCGGCCCGCACCTCGCCGTCCTCCCGGCAGGTCGAGGTCGACGACTTGGTGGACGCACTCAAGCGCTGA
- the kynA gene encoding tryptophan 2,3-dioxygenase: MDDRAVRPIEDGVATDLRGELTYAGYLQLPTLLSAQQPVSDHHDEMLFIVQHQVTELWLKQLIHELRSAIALVEADDLSPALKRLARVKAIQRQMFEQWSVLATLTPVEYVQFRDDLGKASGFQSPQYRTVEFLLGNKNPAMIAVFEHDPVLRDALLADLAAPSIYDAFLRFLARRGHDVPASVLDRDLSQPYVADPGVTEVLRRVYADPDTHWDAYEMCEELVDVEESFQLWRFRHMKTVERIIGFKRGTGGSSGVHFLQKALELTFFPELRDVRTHL; the protein is encoded by the coding sequence ATGGACGACAGAGCGGTGCGACCGATCGAGGACGGGGTCGCGACCGACCTGCGTGGCGAGCTGACCTACGCGGGCTACCTGCAGCTGCCGACGCTGCTGTCGGCGCAGCAGCCGGTCTCTGACCACCACGACGAGATGCTGTTCATCGTCCAGCACCAGGTCACCGAGCTGTGGCTCAAGCAGCTCATCCACGAGCTGCGCTCGGCCATCGCCCTCGTCGAGGCCGACGACCTGTCGCCCGCGCTGAAGCGGTTGGCGCGGGTCAAGGCGATCCAGCGGCAGATGTTCGAGCAGTGGTCGGTACTCGCGACGCTGACGCCGGTCGAGTACGTCCAGTTCAGGGACGATCTCGGCAAGGCGTCGGGCTTCCAGTCGCCGCAGTACCGCACCGTCGAGTTCCTGCTCGGCAACAAGAACCCGGCGATGATCGCGGTCTTCGAGCACGACCCGGTGCTGCGCGACGCCCTCCTGGCCGACCTCGCGGCTCCCAGCATCTACGACGCCTTCCTGCGGTTCCTGGCACGTCGCGGCCACGACGTCCCGGCATCTGTGCTCGACCGCGACCTGTCGCAGCCGTACGTCGCCGATCCGGGCGTGACGGAGGTGCTGCGCCGCGTCTACGCCGACCCCGACACCCACTGGGACGCCTACGAGATGTGCGAGGAGCTCGTCGACGTCGAGGAGAGCTTCCAGCTGTGGCGCTTCCGGCACATGAAGACCGTCGAGCGCATCATCGGCTTCAAGCGCGGCACGGGTGGCTCGTCGGGCGTCCACTTCCTGCAGAAGGCGCTCGAGCTGACGTTCTTCCCCGAGCTGCGCGACGTCCGCACCCACCTCTGA
- a CDS encoding acyltransferase — MLSSQHRDRLRTAGVEAATIDGTTWSLVEDALPAWWHDCGNALYVSPHAWLPEKVVASLGMFPVRDVLIVVGSPMEWLSSLLVGGDEATVFLGRDCVLTAGEIYCGARSSIVLHGPLVGTRGAIVDARNGGTIVAAADQLWAADVYVATDDMHRLEDVGTGERINPFGAHIRLGQHVWLGRDAVVTGHAEIGEGSVIGMRSMVRGQKVPPFTVAAGTPARVVREGVTWSHDDVP, encoded by the coding sequence ATGCTGAGCTCGCAGCACCGCGACCGGCTGAGGACGGCCGGGGTCGAGGCCGCCACGATCGACGGGACGACGTGGTCGCTGGTCGAGGACGCGCTCCCCGCCTGGTGGCACGACTGCGGCAACGCGCTCTACGTCTCGCCGCACGCATGGCTGCCCGAGAAGGTCGTCGCGTCGCTCGGCATGTTCCCGGTGCGCGACGTGCTGATCGTCGTGGGCTCGCCGATGGAATGGCTCTCGTCGCTGCTGGTTGGCGGTGACGAGGCGACGGTGTTCCTCGGCCGCGACTGCGTGCTGACCGCGGGAGAGATCTACTGCGGTGCCCGGTCGAGCATCGTCCTGCACGGCCCGTTGGTCGGCACCCGCGGTGCGATCGTCGACGCCCGCAACGGCGGCACCATCGTCGCCGCGGCCGACCAGCTGTGGGCCGCCGACGTCTACGTGGCCACCGACGACATGCACCGGCTCGAGGACGTCGGCACGGGGGAACGGATCAATCCCTTCGGTGCCCACATCCGTCTCGGCCAGCACGTGTGGCTCGGTCGCGATGCCGTCGTGACGGGCCACGCCGAGATCGGCGAGGGCTCGGTGATCGGCATGCGCAGCATGGTGCGTGGCCAGAAGGTGCCGCCGTTCACCGTCGCGGCAGGCACGCCCGCGCGCGTCGTGCGCGAGGGCGTGACCTGGAGCCACGACGACGTGCCGTGA
- a CDS encoding glycosyltransferase family 2 protein, whose protein sequence is MAPNDQPLFSIITPVYDTPLDVLGETVDSVLAQTFVDWEWILVDDCSPDVRVQAELQRHAARDPRIRVFSRDVNGGIVATSNDAASHARGQFIALLDHDDLLTTHALQAMAAAIAKNPDEVDYLYSDEDKVMPDGSIGHTFLKPDWSPERFRHQMYTCHFSVLRTSLFRAVDGFRDGYDGSQDWDLILRATERARLIHHVPQVLYHWRAIPGSAAAELDAKPYAFETGRQAIQGQLERLGIDAIVTHRPEVGVYEVRREPDLTTPTSIIIPTIGSSGRVWGSTRCFVSEAIRSVRDHTAHADLEFVVVYDTPTPPQVLHELRSIPGIDLVLVEFRQPFNFSAKCNIGALHARGDVLIFLNDDVQAESDEVVGQLIAPLSEAGVGMTGAKLLFESNRVQHAGVEYGSGSIYHTLYKQLHVDVKNPELLMNREVSALTGACVALRRDVFTAVGGFTEELPVNFNDVDFSLKIRREGLRLVWLWDVVLWHFESITRSPTVHAFEKEFIVNRWGQYRTQRERYRATFTP, encoded by the coding sequence ATGGCACCCAACGACCAGCCCCTCTTCTCGATCATCACGCCCGTCTACGACACACCTCTCGACGTGCTCGGGGAGACCGTGGACTCCGTCCTGGCGCAAACCTTCGTCGACTGGGAGTGGATCCTGGTCGACGACTGCTCGCCCGACGTTCGCGTCCAGGCCGAGCTGCAGCGTCATGCCGCCCGCGATCCTCGTATCCGCGTGTTCAGCCGCGACGTCAACGGGGGCATCGTGGCCACGTCGAACGATGCGGCCTCGCACGCTCGTGGACAGTTCATCGCACTGCTCGACCACGACGACCTGCTGACCACCCATGCGCTGCAGGCCATGGCCGCCGCGATCGCCAAGAATCCCGACGAGGTCGACTACCTGTACAGCGACGAGGACAAGGTGATGCCCGACGGCAGCATCGGTCACACGTTCCTCAAGCCCGACTGGTCACCCGAGCGGTTCCGGCACCAGATGTACACGTGCCACTTCTCGGTGCTGCGCACCTCCCTGTTCCGGGCGGTCGACGGCTTCCGCGACGGGTACGACGGATCCCAGGACTGGGATCTCATCCTGCGGGCCACCGAGCGGGCGCGGTTGATCCATCACGTCCCGCAGGTGCTGTACCACTGGCGTGCCATCCCCGGTTCGGCCGCTGCCGAGCTGGATGCCAAGCCGTATGCGTTCGAGACCGGCCGGCAAGCCATCCAAGGACAGCTCGAGCGCCTCGGCATCGATGCGATCGTCACCCACCGACCCGAGGTCGGCGTGTACGAAGTACGTCGCGAGCCCGATCTCACGACGCCCACCAGCATCATCATCCCGACGATCGGCTCCTCAGGACGGGTCTGGGGTTCGACCCGGTGCTTCGTCAGCGAGGCGATTCGATCGGTCCGCGACCACACAGCGCACGCCGACCTCGAGTTCGTCGTCGTCTACGACACGCCCACGCCGCCGCAGGTGCTCCACGAGCTGCGGTCCATCCCGGGCATCGACCTGGTGCTCGTCGAGTTTCGCCAGCCGTTCAACTTCAGCGCCAAGTGCAACATCGGCGCTCTCCACGCACGCGGCGATGTGCTGATCTTCCTGAACGACGACGTCCAGGCCGAGTCCGACGAGGTCGTCGGACAACTCATCGCACCGTTGTCCGAGGCCGGAGTCGGCATGACCGGCGCGAAGCTCCTCTTCGAGAGCAACCGCGTTCAGCATGCGGGTGTCGAGTACGGCAGCGGCAGCATCTACCACACCCTGTACAAGCAGCTGCACGTCGACGTGAAGAACCCCGAGCTGCTGATGAACCGCGAGGTCTCCGCTCTGACGGGTGCCTGTGTCGCGCTGCGCCGCGACGTCTTCACGGCGGTGGGCGGCTTTACCGAGGAGCTGCCTGTCAACTTCAACGACGTCGACTTCAGCCTCAAGATCCGCCGCGAGGGCCTCCGACTCGTGTGGCTGTGGGACGTCGTCCTGTGGCACTTCGAGTCGATCACCCGGTCGCCGACGGTGCACGCGTTCGAGAAGGAGTTCATCGTCAACCGGTGGGGTCAGTACCGCACCCAGCGGGAGCGCTACCGCGCCACGTTCACGCCCTGA
- a CDS encoding GAF domain-containing protein, giving the protein MGRPLDLAMPPGADPATLSRYLNRAHDDFVATGSTDPAVRRLVQESWRRSIEGGLDPEQAMAAIRLDDAALAAIRDQHPLAAGMPVIRRLLVDSAADSGLLVAVSDAAGQLLWVEGDAGLRSMAERMHFVAGADWSEASAGTNAPGTALALDRPVQIFGAEHLARQVTPWSCSAAPIHDPDTGAILGVLDLTGGDEVVTPQSLTLVRATVAAVEAELRIERLSPAPRASVATTGWQAPSLEVLGGHGATLRHGSTTTRLSLRHSEIVLLLSESADGMTTAELGVALSDDEQAQVTVRAELSRLRAVLGPIELASRPYRLKNVVDTDVAGVRADLAAGHLRRAVARYRGPVLPASTAPAVERIRDELHMHVRSQLLVSSDADALLSFADTPHGRDDFEVWERVLSILPPTSPRHAQVRAHVSVLDEELGV; this is encoded by the coding sequence ATGGGTCGACCTCTGGACCTCGCGATGCCGCCCGGTGCCGATCCGGCCACGCTCTCGCGATACCTCAACCGAGCGCACGACGACTTCGTCGCGACCGGATCGACCGATCCCGCGGTGCGGCGGCTCGTGCAGGAGTCGTGGCGGCGCAGCATCGAGGGCGGGCTCGACCCCGAGCAGGCGATGGCCGCGATCCGGCTCGATGACGCGGCCCTGGCGGCCATCCGCGACCAGCACCCGCTCGCGGCTGGCATGCCGGTCATCCGGCGCCTGCTGGTCGACAGTGCTGCGGACTCCGGCCTGCTGGTCGCAGTCAGCGATGCGGCGGGTCAGCTGCTGTGGGTCGAGGGCGACGCGGGCCTGCGGTCGATGGCCGAGCGGATGCACTTCGTCGCCGGGGCCGACTGGAGCGAGGCGAGCGCCGGCACCAACGCCCCGGGGACGGCGCTGGCCCTCGACCGCCCGGTGCAGATCTTCGGGGCCGAGCACCTCGCGAGGCAGGTCACGCCGTGGAGCTGCTCCGCGGCTCCCATCCACGATCCCGACACGGGGGCCATCCTGGGGGTGCTCGACCTCACCGGCGGCGACGAGGTCGTGACCCCGCAGAGCCTGACCCTGGTGCGGGCGACCGTCGCGGCGGTGGAGGCCGAGCTGCGGATCGAACGGCTCAGCCCGGCCCCGCGCGCGTCGGTCGCGACGACCGGCTGGCAGGCGCCCAGCCTCGAGGTGCTGGGCGGCCACGGTGCGACGCTCCGGCACGGCTCGACCACGACGCGCCTGAGCCTGCGGCACAGCGAGATCGTCCTGCTGCTGTCCGAGTCGGCCGACGGCATGACGACCGCCGAGCTCGGGGTGGCGCTCAGCGACGACGAGCAGGCGCAGGTCACGGTGCGCGCCGAGCTGTCGCGGCTGCGCGCCGTGCTCGGGCCGATCGAACTGGCGTCGCGGCCCTACCGACTCAAGAACGTCGTCGACACCGACGTCGCCGGCGTGCGCGCCGACCTCGCGGCCGGGCACCTGCGGCGGGCGGTCGCCCGCTACCGCGGCCCCGTGCTGCCTGCGTCGACCGCTCCTGCGGTCGAACGGATCCGCGACGAGCTGCACATGCACGTGCGCTCGCAGCTGCTCGTGTCCAGCGACGCCGATGCGCTGCTGTCGTTCGCCGACACGCCGCACGGTCGCGACGACTTCGAGGTGTGGGAGCGGGTGCTGTCGATCCTGCCCCCGACCTCCCCCCGCCACGCCCAGGTAAGAGCCCAC
- a CDS encoding ABC transporter permease, with the protein MIGALRYEWFRLRSIGSTYWLVGTALVFQLVFAVLIALSLATSSTFGGGDEGFEILSTIGGSTGAPLLMAYIVGLVGVFSMGHEYRHGMIRATLTAIPNRTHVFVAKVVSTALVAALTAVTCVVIALGCLALFGLDMPSASALVEGSVGLVLFTVLFALSGLAFAALLRNQTAGVAMLMLVPSLFEFIIQSIVVIIKTNSDDPQSAGGVTVVLKYLPYDAGSQMFVQSSVDGFVQRALGAEPFGPVGGGIVMAVFVGALLAGSYALFMRRDA; encoded by the coding sequence ATGATCGGGGCACTGCGCTATGAGTGGTTCAGGCTGCGCTCGATCGGGTCGACGTACTGGCTGGTCGGCACGGCGCTGGTGTTCCAGCTCGTGTTCGCCGTGCTGATCGCCCTGTCGCTCGCGACCTCCTCGACGTTCGGGGGCGGCGACGAGGGCTTCGAGATCCTGTCGACGATCGGCGGCTCCACGGGTGCCCCGCTGCTGATGGCGTACATCGTGGGGCTGGTGGGTGTCTTCTCGATGGGGCACGAGTACCGCCACGGCATGATCCGCGCGACGCTGACGGCGATCCCGAACCGCACGCACGTGTTCGTCGCGAAGGTCGTCTCGACGGCGCTCGTGGCGGCGCTGACCGCCGTGACCTGCGTCGTGATCGCGCTCGGCTGCCTCGCGCTGTTCGGGCTCGACATGCCCAGTGCGTCGGCCCTCGTCGAGGGGTCGGTCGGGCTCGTGCTGTTCACGGTGCTCTTCGCCCTGTCGGGCCTGGCCTTCGCGGCGCTGCTGCGCAACCAGACCGCTGGCGTGGCGATGCTCATGCTGGTGCCGAGCCTGTTCGAGTTCATCATCCAGAGCATCGTGGTCATCATCAAGACCAACTCCGACGATCCGCAGTCGGCGGGGGGCGTCACCGTGGTGCTCAAGTATTTGCCCTACGACGCCGGCAGCCAGATGTTCGTGCAGTCGTCGGTCGACGGCTTCGTGCAGCGTGCCCTCGGTGCGGAGCCGTTCGGGCCCGTCGGCGGCGGCATCGTCATGGCGGTGTTCGTCGGTGCGCTGCTGGCCGGTTCCTACGCGCTGTTCATGCGGCGGGACGCCTGA
- a CDS encoding ATP-binding cassette domain-containing protein, producing MALIEAQSLGKTFGNHRAVDDLSFTVRPGSVTGFLGPNGSGKSTTMRLMLGLDRGDGATTFDGVRFGDLDQPMRHVGALLEAKPFHPTRRARNHLRMLAAPNGIPDRRVDEVVEMVGLTDVARGRPGKFSLGMGQRLGIAAALLGDPHTLILDEPSNGLDPQGITWLRNLLKHLAGQGRAVFVSSHLLQEMALLADELVVIGRGRMLANGPVHDFIAHSGLGDVVVRTPDLSALAPRLESLGATLTASGDSLVVRGATAEQIGDAAQAAGARLHQLTTREATLEEAFLEATGLSEEFRGSHTTNDGGQR from the coding sequence ATGGCGCTCATCGAGGCTCAGTCGCTCGGCAAGACCTTCGGCAACCACCGAGCGGTTGACGACCTGTCGTTCACGGTGCGTCCCGGCAGCGTCACGGGGTTCCTCGGGCCCAACGGCTCGGGCAAGTCGACCACGATGCGGCTCATGCTGGGCCTCGACCGGGGCGACGGGGCGACGACGTTCGACGGCGTCCGGTTCGGCGATCTCGACCAGCCGATGCGCCACGTCGGCGCGCTGCTGGAGGCCAAGCCGTTTCACCCCACCCGGCGAGCCCGCAACCACCTGCGCATGCTCGCGGCACCCAACGGCATCCCCGACCGGCGAGTCGACGAGGTCGTCGAGATGGTGGGCCTGACGGACGTGGCGCGAGGACGTCCGGGCAAGTTCAGCCTCGGCATGGGGCAGCGGCTCGGCATCGCCGCGGCGCTGCTCGGCGATCCGCACACCCTGATCCTCGACGAGCCGAGCAACGGCCTCGACCCGCAGGGCATCACGTGGCTGCGCAACCTGCTCAAGCACCTCGCCGGGCAGGGACGGGCCGTCTTCGTGTCGAGCCACCTGCTGCAGGAGATGGCGCTGCTGGCCGACGAGCTCGTGGTCATCGGTCGTGGCCGCATGTTGGCCAACGGCCCCGTGCACGACTTCATCGCGCACAGCGGGCTGGGCGACGTCGTCGTGCGCACGCCCGACCTCTCCGCCCTCGCTCCGCGGCTCGAGTCGCTCGGCGCGACGCTCACGGCCTCCGGCGACTCGCTCGTCGTCCGCGGGGCCACCGCCGAGCAGATCGGCGACGCGGCCCAGGCCGCCGGCGCCCGGCTGCACCAGCTGACGACCCGTGAGGCGACGCTCGAGGAGGCGTTCCTCGAGGCGACGGGCCTGTCCGAGGAGTTCCGCGGATCCCACACGACGAACGACGGGGGACAGCGATGA
- a CDS encoding class I SAM-dependent methyltransferase has translation MNTRTPLRASGPGTSRPQDVAPSPLLDRLAHVLATTQDLSASSDALALAASTWEESYHLSPQRGNILRALPLPESPVVLEIGARCGGLTRHLGELGGTVDALEPHHGMAQVARARCADLTSVVVHEATLDDVPLETTYDLVVAVDASDLLASQGLTTADLAERATALLRPGGLLLIAGDNPRGVRFQAGDSTPTIGRDGGAPLARLHQADVESAVRAAGLEPRSLLAFPDHRHTQLLFDHDALAAIDSQLLLALPSFPSPPYLDRPATFPEEHLWAAAVEAGTGAQHANAYVVLAGTAPAPVNAAASFWTVGRRAAQSAFNRIRQRGDELVVERALAFPGSLAPDGPLSIRPHTEAFVAGATLTRRLGSAASIDEARALLRGWRDLVIASCHEGEPVPWDLIPRNVVVTDDQRLVAIDQEWQLDGGDAEVILTRGCFWLTYDVAIARRPPSWLPVTGTTDVAALADLIADLAGCQLSAGWVDRLIDREAQHMSHVWPTDDRHSRAARARKEWHQLTDLSRTPPQTDGPTETTEPVSSEAFSTVVEALSSTNAALQQQVRDLELELRHAELIHRDHAIGLMATAEKLRDRHEMSQSSLRRARAKMSRLQKRNAAMKASATWRVGSFFVRPFNRLRRR, from the coding sequence ATGAACACGCGCACTCCGCTCCGCGCATCCGGCCCCGGCACGTCGCGGCCGCAGGACGTCGCACCCAGCCCGCTGCTCGACCGTCTCGCCCACGTGCTCGCGACCACCCAGGACCTGTCCGCCTCGAGCGATGCCTTGGCGCTCGCGGCCAGCACGTGGGAGGAGAGCTACCACCTCTCGCCGCAGCGCGGCAACATCCTGCGAGCCCTGCCATTGCCGGAGTCCCCCGTCGTCCTCGAGATCGGTGCCCGCTGCGGGGGGTTGACCCGTCACCTCGGCGAGCTGGGCGGGACGGTCGACGCCCTGGAGCCCCATCACGGCATGGCGCAGGTCGCGCGGGCCCGCTGCGCCGACCTGACGTCCGTCGTCGTCCACGAGGCGACGCTCGACGACGTGCCGCTCGAGACGACCTACGACCTGGTGGTCGCGGTCGACGCTTCTGACCTGCTCGCATCACAGGGACTGACCACGGCAGACCTCGCCGAACGGGCCACGGCGCTGCTGCGGCCGGGCGGACTACTTCTCATCGCCGGCGACAACCCGCGGGGCGTCCGCTTCCAGGCGGGCGACAGCACCCCCACGATCGGGCGCGATGGCGGGGCACCTCTCGCCCGCCTGCACCAGGCCGATGTCGAGTCGGCGGTGAGGGCCGCGGGCCTCGAGCCCCGGTCGCTGCTCGCCTTCCCCGACCACCGGCACACCCAGCTGCTCTTCGACCATGACGCCCTGGCAGCGATCGACTCCCAGCTGCTGCTCGCGCTCCCGTCGTTCCCCAGCCCGCCGTACCTAGATCGTCCGGCGACCTTTCCGGAGGAGCACCTCTGGGCCGCGGCGGTCGAGGCGGGCACGGGTGCACAGCATGCCAACGCGTACGTCGTCCTGGCCGGCACCGCTCCGGCTCCCGTCAACGCAGCGGCGTCCTTCTGGACGGTCGGGCGGCGGGCCGCGCAGTCGGCGTTCAACCGCATCCGCCAGCGCGGCGACGAGCTCGTGGTCGAGCGCGCCCTGGCATTTCCGGGTTCCCTTGCCCCGGACGGACCCCTCAGCATCCGGCCGCACACCGAGGCCTTCGTCGCCGGCGCCACGCTGACGCGCCGGCTCGGCAGCGCGGCCTCGATCGACGAGGCGCGCGCCCTCCTGCGTGGCTGGCGCGATCTCGTGATCGCCAGCTGCCACGAGGGTGAGCCCGTGCCATGGGACCTCATCCCGCGCAACGTCGTCGTGACCGACGACCAGCGACTCGTCGCGATCGACCAGGAGTGGCAGCTCGACGGAGGCGACGCCGAGGTCATCCTCACCCGCGGCTGCTTCTGGTTGACCTATGACGTGGCGATCGCCAGACGCCCTCCGTCCTGGCTACCCGTCACCGGCACCACCGACGTCGCCGCGCTCGCCGACCTCATCGCCGACCTCGCGGGCTGTCAGCTGTCCGCGGGGTGGGTCGACCGGCTCATCGACCGCGAAGCCCAGCACATGTCCCATGTGTGGCCCACCGACGACCGACATTCCCGGGCTGCCCGGGCCCGAAAGGAATGGCACCAGTTGACCGATCTCAGCAGGACACCGCCCCAGACCGATGGCCCGACCGAGACGACCGAACCCGTCTCGTCGGAGGCCTTCTCCACCGTGGTCGAGGCCCTCTCCTCCACCAATGCCGCCCTCCAGCAGCAGGTGCGCGACCTCGAGCTCGAGCTGCGACATGCCGAGCTGATCCACCGCGACCACGCGATCGGTCTCATGGCCACGGCCGAGAAGCTGCGTGACCGGCACGAGATGTCGCAGTCGTCCCTGCGCCGGGCCCGCGCCAAGATGAGCCGCCTGCAGAAGCGCAACGCCGCGATGAAGGCCTCGGCGACCTGGCGCGTCGGCAGCTTCTTCGTGCGTCCGTTCAACCGCCTCCGGCGTCGATGA